In Xenorhabdus nematophila ATCC 19061, one DNA window encodes the following:
- a CDS encoding fructosamine kinase family protein: MWQTVNRLLSEHFGNAEIHGKTELAGGDIHRSWCIEYGKQPIFVKSNVKEMLPVFKAEAEQLELLARSKTTHVPEVYGVGHDRDYSFLLLEYLPIKPFNAHSAYCFGQHLAKLHQWSEQPAFGFDFDNMLATTIQPNGWQKRWNQFYAEKRIGWQLQLAADKGMIFGDINQIVQIVSDKLHSHHPQPSLLHGDLWPTNCASLNNECTVTFDPACYWGDRECDLAMLPLYPDLPLQIFDGYQSIWPLPHDFIDRQPIYQLYYLLNRCNLFGGNNFIVVQNIVDEILSE, from the coding sequence ATGTGGCAAACAGTGAACCGTCTATTAAGTGAGCATTTTGGTAACGCTGAAATTCACGGTAAAACAGAATTAGCTGGAGGTGATATACACCGCTCATGGTGTATTGAATATGGTAAACAACCTATTTTTGTCAAATCCAATGTGAAAGAAATGCTTCCTGTTTTTAAAGCAGAAGCTGAACAGTTGGAATTGCTGGCTCGCAGCAAAACAACCCACGTTCCTGAAGTTTATGGGGTGGGACATGATCGCGACTATAGCTTCCTTTTACTAGAATATTTGCCCATAAAGCCATTTAATGCTCATAGTGCATATTGTTTCGGTCAACATCTTGCCAAATTGCATCAATGGAGTGAACAACCTGCATTTGGTTTTGATTTTGATAACATGCTTGCTACCACGATACAACCCAACGGGTGGCAGAAACGCTGGAATCAGTTTTATGCAGAAAAACGCATTGGTTGGCAGTTGCAACTTGCGGCAGATAAAGGAATGATATTTGGTGACATCAATCAGATTGTCCAGATAGTCAGTGATAAATTACACTCCCATCATCCCCAGCCTTCTCTCCTGCATGGTGATTTATGGCCTACAAACTGTGCATCATTGAATAACGAGTGTACTGTAACGTTTGATCCTGCTTGTTATTGGGGCGATCGTGAATGTGATTTAGCGATGCTGCCTCTTTACCCAGATCTTCCTCTACAAATTTTTGATGGTTACCAGAGTATTTGGCCATTGCCTCATGACTTTATTGATCGTCAGCCCATTTACCAACTCTATTATTTGCTGAACCGATGCAACCTTTTTGGAGGGAATAACTTCATCGTAGTACAAAATATTGTTGATGAGATTTTATCTGAATAG
- a CDS encoding metal-dependent hydrolase produces the protein MTAQGHLLFSVASLVLAHQLEITPEIAQGDWLHMLPGVLLASLLPDIDHPSSTLGRLFRFISIPIAKLCGHRGFTHSLLALIVGMTLFQTEIPSNWPIPTDFIHAMVVGYISHLIADMLTPAGIPLLWPLRTRFCIPIIRGKERKKAERFIAVLVLVIAIILPQYIDFSFTHYFDKLSFDQLSIDKLQNLYK, from the coding sequence ATGACAGCACAAGGACATCTTCTTTTTTCCGTTGCCAGCCTTGTATTGGCTCACCAGTTAGAAATCACACCAGAAATCGCACAGGGAGATTGGTTACATATGCTTCCCGGTGTACTTCTGGCTTCACTATTACCTGACATTGACCACCCAAGCTCCACTTTAGGCAGGTTATTCCGTTTTATATCCATCCCAATCGCAAAATTATGTGGTCATCGTGGATTCACACATAGTTTATTAGCGCTAATAGTGGGAATGACTCTCTTCCAGACGGAAATCCCCTCCAATTGGCCCATTCCAACCGACTTCATCCATGCGATGGTTGTCGGTTATATCAGCCATCTGATTGCTGATATGCTCACTCCTGCAGGTATTCCACTTTTATGGCCACTGAGAACACGTTTTTGTATCCCCATTATTAGAGGAAAAGAACGCAAAAAAGCTGAACGATTTATTGCTGTTCTGGTTCTAGTGATTGCCATTATTCTTCCACAGTACATTGATTTTTCATTCACGCATTACTTTGATAAGTTATCGTTCGATCAATTATCAATTGATAAGCTACAAAATCTCTACAAGTAG
- a CDS encoding metal ABC transporter substrate-binding protein, translating to MNIKRSLFALPIFSMVIALLTITLFSQRAHADKKFRVVTTFTIIQDMAQNIAGDAAIVESITKAGAEIHDYQPTPKDIIKAQRADLILWNGLNLERWFERFFENMKDIPVAIITEGITPLPIREGPYNKNPNPHAWMSPRNALIYIENIRKALVQYDPANAEIYNRNAKIYAERIAQLDIPLRERLSRIPADQRWLVTSEGAFSYLTHDYGFKEVYLWPINAEEQGSPQQVRRIIDTVRTHKIPVVFSESTVSDKPAKQVSKETGAHYGGVLYVDSLSTSKGPVPTYIDLLNTTVDTIAKGFNQ from the coding sequence ATGAACATAAAACGTTCTCTCTTTGCTTTACCAATTTTTAGTATGGTCATTGCACTATTAACAATAACTCTATTCAGTCAGCGAGCCCATGCAGATAAAAAATTTAGAGTTGTTACAACATTTACCATTATTCAAGATATGGCTCAAAATATTGCAGGCGATGCCGCAATTGTCGAATCCATTACAAAAGCAGGTGCAGAAATCCATGATTACCAACCTACACCAAAAGATATTATCAAAGCACAACGTGCCGACCTCATTCTTTGGAATGGCTTAAACCTTGAACGTTGGTTTGAGCGCTTTTTTGAGAACATGAAAGATATACCTGTTGCCATCATTACTGAAGGCATTACTCCTTTACCCATTCGGGAAGGACCTTACAATAAAAACCCTAATCCTCATGCTTGGATGTCTCCCAGAAATGCACTGATTTATATCGAAAATATTCGTAAAGCCCTCGTTCAATACGATCCAGCCAATGCTGAAATTTATAACCGCAATGCCAAAATATATGCAGAAAGAATAGCTCAGTTAGATATACCGCTTAGAGAACGTCTTTCCCGCATTCCAGCAGATCAACGATGGCTGGTGACCAGTGAAGGTGCTTTCAGCTATCTCACGCACGATTATGGCTTCAAGGAAGTCTATTTATGGCCAATCAACGCAGAGGAACAAGGTTCCCCTCAGCAGGTTCGCCGTATTATAGATACAGTAAGGACTCATAAAATTCCTGTTGTATTCAGTGAAAGTACAGTGTCAGATAAGCCAGCAAAACAAGTCAGTAAAGAAACAGGCGCTCATTATGGTGGAGTACTCTATGTAGATTCGCTCTCTACTTCAAAAGGACCTGTACCGACATATATTGACCTGCTTAACACGACTGTTGACACCATTGCAAAAGGATTTAATCAATGA
- a CDS encoding group II intron maturase-specific domain-containing protein codes for MSGDVHVRFRERLGGRFPEATRLVIHCKSHAQAMMLRSRLRARLGECKLEMSPGKTKVVYCKDRERTEAYPEISFDFLGYTFRPRKSFSKEGELSVNFLPAISARAAKAIRQTVRGWDLSHKTPLSLEVMARWLNPMLRGWIKYYGRFYRSAMGCIASHIDLHLAKWVARKYKRVHGSLAQAYEWLRRIQSAKPGLFAHWEICTRRERSTTRAG; via the coding sequence ATGAGCGGAGACGTTCACGTCCGGTTCCGTGAGCGCCTTGGGGGGAGGTTCCCCGAGGCGACTCGACTTGTCATCCACTGCAAGAGCCATGCGCAGGCAATGATGTTGCGTAGCAGGCTCAGAGCGCGCCTGGGTGAATGTAAGCTGGAAATGAGTCCGGGCAAGACGAAAGTCGTCTATTGCAAGGACAGGGAAAGAACGGAGGCATATCCTGAAATCAGCTTTGACTTTTTGGGCTATACATTCAGGCCAAGAAAGTCATTCTCAAAAGAGGGAGAGCTGTCGGTGAATTTCCTGCCAGCGATAAGCGCCAGAGCGGCGAAGGCAATCCGGCAGACGGTACGGGGTTGGGATCTGAGTCATAAAACCCCGTTGTCTCTGGAAGTCATGGCGCGATGGCTCAATCCCATGTTACGAGGCTGGATTAAGTACTATGGGCGCTTTTATCGATCAGCGATGGGCTGTATAGCCAGTCATATAGATCTGCACCTTGCGAAATGGGTCGCCCGCAAATATAAGCGGGTACACGGCAGCCTGGCTCAGGCATATGAATGGTTGAGAAGGATACAGAGCGCTAAGCCCGGCCTGTTTGCACACTGGGAAATTTGTACGCGGCGTGAACGGTCAACGACAAGAGCCGGATGA
- a CDS encoding IS3 family transposase (programmed frameshift) translates to MKKSRFTDSQILTILKQAEAGAPVPELCREHGISSARFYKWRAKYGGMDASLMTRLKEREEENRRLKKMYAEERLKAEIIQEAMNKKVVKPAQRRQMAKNAVEQKSISIRRACRIFRVSESSYHYKAQLSSENQQIAEWLLTITAQQRNWEFGLCYLYLRNVKGFHWNHKRVYRIYCELALNKRIKPKKRLKREQPDPLKIPDTPNESGSMDFMHDQLSDGRSVRLLNIIDDFNREALTIEVDFSLPSCRVIRTLEQLMEWRGKPVSIRCDNGPEYTSTEFQAWAKQHQIQLNFIQPGKPQQNAYVERYNRTVRYDWLGQYLFASLSELQDSATKWPWFYNHERPNMALGGYTPKQHLLRVA, encoded by the exons ATGAAAAAGTCACGTTTTACTGACAGCCAAATCTTAACCATTCTGAAACAGGCTGAAGCGGGTGCTCCCGTGCCAGAACTGTGTCGTGAACACGGCATCAGCAGTGCCCGCTTTTATAAATGGCGAGCCAAATATGGAGGAATGGACGCCTCTCTAATGACTCGCTTGAAAGAACGGGAAGAAGAGAACCGACGCCTTAAAAAAATGTATGCTGAAGAGCGACTAAAAGCCGAGATTATTCAGGAAGCCATGA ATAAAAAAGTGGTAAAGCCTGCTCAGCGTCGACAGATGGCAAAAAACGCGGTTGAGCAGAAGTCCATTAGCATTCGTCGGGCGTGTCGGATCTTTCGGGTCAGTGAAAGCAGTTATCACTATAAGGCCCAATTATCTTCAGAAAATCAGCAGATTGCGGAATGGTTACTCACAATAACAGCACAACAACGTAACTGGGAATTCGGGCTTTGCTACCTTTATTTACGCAACGTGAAAGGATTTCATTGGAATCATAAGCGGGTTTACCGAATTTATTGTGAACTGGCTCTGAACAAACGCATAAAGCCTAAAAAACGCTTAAAGCGCGAACAACCTGACCCGTTGAAAATCCCTGATACCCCGAATGAAAGTGGGTCAATGGATTTTATGCATGATCAGTTATCCGATGGGCGCTCAGTACGTTTACTCAATATCATTGATGATTTTAATCGCGAAGCCCTGACGATTGAGGTGGATTTTTCATTACCGAGCTGTCGTGTGATACGTACGTTAGAACAGTTGATGGAATGGCGAGGCAAACCCGTTTCAATTCGTTGTGATAACGGCCCTGAGTATACCAGTACTGAGTTTCAGGCCTGGGCAAAGCAACATCAGATTCAGCTGAATTTTATCCAACCCGGGAAACCTCAACAGAATGCTTATGTTGAGCGCTATAATCGAACGGTACGCTATGACTGGTTGGGACAATATTTGTTTGCCTCCTTGAGTGAATTACAAGATTCGGCGACAAAATGGCCGTGGTTTTATAATCATGAAAGGCCCAATATGGCATTAGGAGGCTATACTCCAAAGCAGCACTTATTACGTGTTGCCTGA
- a CDS encoding IS5 family transposase, producing MPRTMLSKPLWNKLAVLMQQSGYVYHKEEHYLTFEGILYRMRTGCPWRDVPTEFGKWNTIFKRFNDWSKKAIFNLLFKLLSENTDTEWLFIDGSIVRAHQHSSGAASVEDEAMGKSRGGLSTKIHLAVDSYGLPVHFELSGGQTHDIVHAESLVTHSPSSDFVIADKGYDSSTFRSCVEKHGAIAVIPYRKNSGRTDKNIDDYLYCHRHLVENAFAKIKHFRAIATRYDKLARNYASTLALAFTIVWLPMWVE from the coding sequence ATGCCAAGAACAATGTTATCAAAACCTTTATGGAATAAGCTAGCTGTATTGATGCAACAAAGTGGATATGTGTATCATAAAGAAGAACATTATCTGACTTTCGAAGGGATCCTTTACCGGATGCGAACAGGCTGTCCCTGGCGAGATGTCCCCACCGAATTTGGCAAATGGAACACCATTTTTAAGCGCTTTAATGATTGGTCTAAGAAAGCTATTTTTAATTTATTATTCAAATTATTATCTGAGAATACAGATACAGAATGGTTATTCATTGATGGCAGTATTGTTCGGGCTCATCAACATAGTTCAGGTGCCGCTTCTGTGGAAGATGAAGCCATGGGTAAAAGTCGGGGAGGACTTTCTACCAAAATTCATTTAGCTGTAGACAGTTATGGTCTGCCGGTTCATTTTGAGCTGTCCGGGGGTCAAACTCACGACATTGTTCATGCGGAAAGTTTGGTGACGCATTCGCCTTCATCGGATTTTGTGATCGCTGACAAAGGTTACGATAGCAGCACTTTCAGAAGTTGTGTTGAAAAACACGGCGCGATAGCGGTCATTCCTTATAGAAAAAATAGCGGCAGAACAGATAAAAACATTGATGACTATTTATACTGCCACCGGCATTTGGTAGAAAATGCCTTTGCCAAAATTAAACATTTCCGAGCAATAGCAACAAGATACGATAAATTAGCACGCAATTATGCCAGTACGTTAGCATTGGCGTTTACCATTGTGTGGCTGCCGATGTGGGTTGAGTAA
- a CDS encoding transglycosylase SLT domain-containing protein, which yields MLNDSHATPKSINKAEFTPFDGFIEQAAKRYSVDKTLIKAIIQVESDFRPGVVSKSNAIGLMQIKASTAGRDAYRLKGKSGQPTARELKDPETNIDLGTAYISILKKQHLGGISNPETLHYATILAYVNGAGALLRTFDSNRVLAINKINQMTPNEFYQYVQNNHPASQAPRYLWKVKNAYRTFGSY from the coding sequence ATGCTCAATGATAGTCATGCGACTCCTAAATCTATCAATAAGGCTGAATTCACTCCATTTGATGGTTTTATTGAGCAGGCAGCAAAACGTTATAGTGTTGATAAAACGCTTATTAAAGCAATTATTCAGGTGGAATCTGATTTTCGTCCAGGAGTTGTCAGTAAATCAAATGCAATTGGGTTAATGCAAATTAAGGCATCTACAGCAGGGCGAGATGCGTATCGATTGAAGGGAAAATCAGGCCAACCAACGGCGCGTGAATTGAAAGATCCTGAAACTAATATTGATCTTGGAACTGCTTATATCAGCATTCTGAAAAAACAGCATTTGGGCGGTATTTCTAATCCAGAAACCTTGCATTATGCAACTATATTGGCTTATGTAAATGGTGCAGGAGCATTGTTACGAACGTTTGATTCAAATCGGGTGTTGGCAATTAATAAAATTAATCAAATGACACCCAATGAGTTTTATCAATATGTTCAGAATAATCACCCGGCATCACAGGCCCCTCGTTATTTATGGAAAGTGAAAAATGCGTATCGTACTTTTGGGTCTTATTAA
- a CDS encoding metal ABC transporter permease — translation MMELLLQPFNYNYMVKAIWASTIVGAVCAFLSAYLMLKGWSLMGDALSHSVVPGVAGAYALGLPYAGGAFFTGMLAALSMTLVRHITRLREDAVIGFIFSTFFAVGLLIVSLNPTSVNVQTIILGNILGISDEDLLQVEIIIAISFVILMLLWKDLLVVFFDETHARSIGISPLRLKIIFFTLLSACTVAALQTVGAILVIAMVVTPGATAYLLTDKFKHLLIIAVAIGSLTSGFGAYLSYFLNGATGGVIVTIQTVIFLLAFFFAPKHGMLAARKRARKESLTLTQAGRS, via the coding sequence ATGATGGAGCTGCTGCTACAACCATTCAATTACAATTACATGGTAAAAGCCATCTGGGCAAGTACCATCGTCGGTGCGGTCTGTGCTTTCTTATCTGCTTATCTCATGCTGAAAGGTTGGTCACTGATGGGAGACGCCCTCTCTCACTCTGTTGTACCCGGTGTAGCAGGTGCATATGCTCTCGGTTTACCTTATGCCGGAGGGGCTTTTTTTACTGGGATGCTAGCGGCACTCTCAATGACATTGGTTCGCCATATCACTCGGTTACGTGAAGATGCGGTGATCGGGTTTATATTTTCCACCTTTTTTGCTGTTGGGTTATTGATCGTTTCTTTGAATCCCACATCTGTGAATGTACAAACCATTATTCTCGGCAATATATTGGGTATTTCTGATGAGGATCTTTTACAAGTCGAAATTATCATCGCAATTTCTTTTGTTATCTTAATGTTACTCTGGAAAGATTTATTAGTTGTTTTCTTTGATGAAACTCATGCCCGATCCATCGGGATATCACCATTGCGGTTAAAAATCATTTTCTTCACTTTACTCAGTGCCTGTACCGTTGCTGCATTACAAACTGTCGGCGCTATTCTGGTTATCGCAATGGTTGTCACTCCAGGTGCAACAGCCTATTTATTGACAGATAAATTTAAGCATCTCCTCATCATTGCTGTCGCGATTGGTTCACTGACCAGCGGCTTTGGTGCCTATCTGAGTTATTTTCTGAATGGAGCAACCGGCGGTGTGATTGTCACAATACAAACTGTGATTTTCTTGCTCGCATTTTTCTTTGCACCCAAACACGGCATGCTGGCCGCCCGCAAACGCGCCAGAAAAGAATCTCTGACATTGACTCAAGCGGGGCGTTCATGA
- a CDS encoding IS110 family transposase translates to MPESAHKVEQCLPDYLENAENDLTPLSRELFQELLRELKEQQQRLNVLDKRLDQLNAQQEDIRRLLTLPGIGPLGASALMVTLGDSTHFKNGRHFASYLGRVPREHSSGGKVRLLGITKRGDSYLRGILIHGARSVVYRVQKLPDEQCNGLQRWLKGVIARSGSNKAAVALANKNARIAWALVNQQSVYEAR, encoded by the coding sequence ATACCGGAAAGTGCCCACAAGGTTGAGCAATGTTTGCCTGACTATCTGGAAAACGCGGAAAATGACCTGACGCCGTTGAGCCGTGAATTATTTCAGGAACTCTTGCGTGAACTCAAAGAACAACAGCAGCGCCTGAACGTGCTGGATAAACGCCTCGACCAGCTGAATGCGCAACAAGAAGATATCCGTCGTTTGCTAACACTGCCGGGTATCGGCCCGTTGGGGGCATCGGCTCTGATGGTCACTTTGGGCGACAGCACGCACTTCAAAAATGGCCGCCATTTTGCCAGTTATCTGGGGCGGGTGCCAAGAGAGCATAGCAGTGGTGGTAAAGTCAGGTTATTGGGTATCACAAAACGCGGGGATAGCTATTTGCGGGGAATACTGATCCACGGTGCCCGTTCAGTGGTGTATCGGGTACAAAAACTCCCCGACGAACAATGTAATGGATTACAACGCTGGTTAAAAGGCGTGATAGCCCGCAGCGGGAGCAATAAAGCGGCAGTGGCACTGGCGAATAAAAATGCCCGCATTGCGTGGGCCTTAGTTAACCAACAATCGGTTTATGAAGCACGGTGA
- the hxpB gene encoding hexitol phosphatase HxpB: protein MSFCLPLKAVIFDMDGLLIDSEPYWEQGEKHIFGELGLDLTLAEKLPDTLGLRIDQVVELWYQAAPWQGTSKNEVAQRIINYVVQLVKENRPLLPGVEYALNLCRGHGLKIGLASASPYGMLEQVLELFNIRHYFDAIVSAADLPYSKPHPEVYLQAASQLGIDPIQCITLEDSFNGMIATKAARMRSIVVPAAHHFDDPRWSLADIKLNSLNKLTIENIT, encoded by the coding sequence ATGTCATTTTGTTTACCTCTAAAAGCCGTTATCTTTGATATGGACGGATTGCTCATTGATTCTGAGCCTTACTGGGAGCAAGGAGAAAAACATATATTTGGTGAGTTAGGATTGGATTTAACTTTAGCAGAAAAACTGCCTGATACATTAGGATTACGGATAGATCAGGTTGTTGAACTATGGTATCAAGCTGCACCGTGGCAAGGTACTTCTAAAAATGAAGTTGCACAACGCATCATCAATTATGTAGTTCAATTAGTAAAAGAAAACCGCCCCTTATTACCAGGCGTCGAATATGCTTTAAACCTCTGCCGCGGACATGGATTAAAAATCGGTTTGGCCTCTGCATCTCCCTATGGGATGCTTGAACAAGTACTTGAATTATTTAACATACGGCACTACTTTGATGCTATCGTTTCTGCCGCAGACTTACCTTATAGCAAACCCCACCCAGAAGTTTACTTACAAGCTGCCAGTCAGCTTGGTATTGACCCCATTCAATGTATTACGTTAGAAGATTCATTTAATGGCATGATAGCAACCAAGGCTGCAAGAATGCGTTCAATTGTTGTTCCTGCCGCCCATCATTTTGATGATCCTCGCTGGTCACTGGCTGATATTAAATTGAATTCACTCAATAAATTAACAATAGAGAATATTACCTGA
- a CDS encoding metal ABC transporter permease, which produces MNTFIEFITEPFMHDFMRRAIYAAIIVGAVCAVLSCYLVLKGWSLMGDAISHAVLPGIVLAFVTGIPLAIGAFLSGIFCAFATGYLKENSRIKEDTVMGIVFSGMFAFGLVLFTRIDTDQHLTHILFGSILGITQNELLQTLCIAGVTLATVLLKRKDFMLYCFDPNQARVVGLPVKVIHYGLLSLLALTIVASLQAVGIILVIAMLISPGIIAFMLCRSFDRMLIVAIVASVSSSVLGTIVSFHIDGETGPCIVIIQAIFFTVALIYNQIKLARKKVHKSSFKKIPAHTLSIPEKSN; this is translated from the coding sequence ATGAATACGTTTATTGAATTCATTACTGAGCCTTTCATGCATGATTTCATGCGTCGAGCCATCTATGCTGCCATTATAGTGGGTGCAGTCTGTGCTGTGCTTTCCTGTTACTTAGTCTTAAAGGGCTGGTCGTTGATGGGAGATGCCATTTCCCACGCTGTTTTACCGGGTATAGTACTGGCCTTTGTTACAGGTATACCACTTGCAATAGGTGCCTTCCTTTCCGGTATATTTTGCGCTTTCGCCACAGGATACTTGAAAGAAAATAGCAGAATCAAGGAAGATACTGTCATGGGAATTGTTTTCTCCGGCATGTTTGCATTTGGTTTAGTGTTGTTTACTCGGATAGATACAGATCAGCACCTGACACATATCTTATTCGGCAGCATACTTGGCATTACTCAGAATGAATTGCTGCAAACACTGTGCATTGCCGGGGTTACGCTAGCCACTGTATTACTGAAAAGAAAAGATTTTATGCTCTATTGTTTCGACCCCAATCAGGCTCGCGTGGTCGGATTGCCTGTAAAAGTTATTCATTATGGTCTGTTGTCTCTGTTGGCTCTGACAATTGTCGCGTCACTACAAGCAGTCGGTATCATTCTTGTTATCGCCATGCTGATCTCACCCGGTATTATCGCTTTTATGCTCTGTCGAAGTTTTGATCGGATGCTTATTGTTGCAATAGTTGCGTCAGTATCTTCCAGCGTACTCGGTACCATCGTCAGCTTCCACATTGATGGTGAAACAGGACCGTGTATCGTCATCATTCAAGCCATTTTTTTTACAGTCGCACTTATTTATAACCAAATAAAATTAGCGCGTAAAAAAGTGCACAAGAGTTCATTCAAGAAAATTCCTGCTCACACACTGTCAATTCCGGAAAAATCAAATTAA
- a CDS encoding manganese/iron ABC transporter ATP-binding protein — protein sequence MKRSSLNRQPLFEQPHLVVDNATVTYNNGHTAIYDASFDITGGTICALVGMNGSGKSTLFKTIMGLVTPSQGKVTLNTQSIKAALKQNIIAYVPQTEEVDWNFPVLVSDVVMMGRYGKMGFLRRPGKRDHQIVGEALERVGLTDLRDRQIGELSGGQKKRAFLARALAQEGKVLLLDEPFTGVDVKTENAIITLLRELRDEGHLVLVSTHNLGTVPEFCDHVILINRTVLASGRTETTFTQKNLEITFGGVLRHINLSGPELHDDDDPRSLTVITDDERAAVFYGHNHHVPPRQSQKHKENQP from the coding sequence ATGAAACGCTCATCGTTAAACCGCCAGCCGCTGTTTGAGCAGCCTCATCTGGTCGTTGATAATGCTACTGTGACTTACAACAATGGGCATACTGCCATTTATGATGCCAGCTTTGACATCACCGGAGGCACAATTTGTGCTCTAGTCGGTATGAACGGTAGCGGAAAATCTACTCTATTTAAAACAATCATGGGGTTAGTTACTCCTTCACAAGGAAAAGTCACTCTCAATACACAATCGATCAAAGCAGCGCTAAAACAAAATATCATTGCATATGTCCCACAAACTGAAGAGGTTGACTGGAATTTCCCGGTTTTAGTTTCTGACGTCGTGATGATGGGCCGATACGGAAAAATGGGGTTCTTACGTCGGCCTGGCAAACGGGATCATCAAATCGTGGGCGAAGCTCTTGAACGCGTTGGTCTGACGGACCTACGCGATCGCCAAATTGGTGAGCTTTCCGGTGGTCAGAAAAAAAGAGCCTTTTTAGCCCGGGCACTTGCCCAGGAAGGAAAAGTCTTGTTACTGGATGAACCTTTTACCGGCGTAGATGTAAAAACTGAAAATGCCATCATCACTTTACTGCGCGAATTACGTGATGAAGGACATTTAGTTTTAGTATCAACACATAACCTGGGAACTGTTCCCGAATTTTGCGATCATGTTATTTTGATCAATCGCACAGTACTGGCCAGCGGTCGAACTGAAACTACTTTTACCCAAAAAAATCTGGAAATCACTTTCGGTGGTGTCTTGCGACACATTAATCTTTCCGGCCCTGAATTGCATGATGATGATGACCCTCGTTCATTGACAGTTATTACCGATGACGAACGAGCTGCTGTCTTTTATGGTCATAACCATCACGTTCCCCCGCGGCAAAGTCAAAAACACAAGGAAAACCAACCATGA